AGCCCGGCCGAACAGCTGCAGGGCATGGCCGACGCCGACACCGTCAACGTGGCCGCCAAGATCACCGCACGTCTGGCCGCACTGAAGGTGCGCGAAGGCGACCGGGTCCAGGCCGGCCAGGTGCTGTTCGTGCTGGACAGCCCGGAAGTGGCCGCCAAGGAAGAACAGGCGCAAGGCGCGCTGGAGGCTGCCAGCGCCGTGGCCGACAAGGCCGATGCCGGCGCGCGCAGCGAAGACATCCGCGCCGCGCAGGCCAACTGGAAACGCGCTGAAGCCGGTGCCACGCTTGCCGATGCCACCTACCAGCGCGTGCAGAACCTGTTCAACGAAGGCGTGATGACCCGGCAGAAGCGCGACGAAGCGCTGGCCCAGGCACGCAGTTCGCGCGAGCTGTCCAACGCCGCCCGCGCACAGTACGACCAGGCGCTGGCCGGCGCGCGCGAGCAGGACAAGCGTGCCGCACAGGGCCAGGTCCGCCAGGCACGCGGCGCGGTGGCCGAAGTGGACGCCGCGCGTGAGGAGGTCAACGGCCGCGCGCCGCTGGCCGGCGAGATCAACAAGCGCATGGCCGATGTGGGCGAACTGGTGCCGGCGGGCTACCCGGTGTTCACCCTGGTCGACATCGACCGCATGTGGGTATCGGTGAACCTGCGCGAATCGCAGATGCGGGGCCTGAAGATCGGCAATCGGCTGCGCGGGCAGGTCCCCGCGCTGGATCGCGATGTCGAGTTCGAGGTGTACTTCATCAACCCGGCCGGCGATTACGCCACCTGGCGCGCTACCCGGCAGTCGTCGGGCTACGACGTGCGCAGCTTCGAGATCCGGCTGCGCCCGGTGGCGCGCGTGGAGGGCTTCCGCCCCGGCATGAGCGTGCTGTTCGCGTG
This is a stretch of genomic DNA from Stenotrophomonas rhizophila. It encodes these proteins:
- a CDS encoding HlyD family secretion protein, with protein sequence MNDTLQAPADAPPPNKRKLGIALALVLAIVVVVGLWLAWRSPAEQLQGMADADTVNVAAKITARLAALKVREGDRVQAGQVLFVLDSPEVAAKEEQAQGALEAASAVADKADAGARSEDIRAAQANWKRAEAGATLADATYQRVQNLFNEGVMTRQKRDEALAQARSSRELSNAARAQYDQALAGAREQDKRAAQGQVRQARGAVAEVDAAREEVNGRAPLAGEINKRMADVGELVPAGYPVFTLVDIDRMWVSVNLRESQMRGLKIGNRLRGQVPALDRDVEFEVYFINPAGDYATWRATRQSSGYDVRSFEIRLRPVARVEGFRPGMSVLFAWPQG